A part of Pantoea vagans genomic DNA contains:
- a CDS encoding lysozyme produces MSRIIEILNFEEGYRETPYWDTRNFPTVAGGIRIGPQNAPISQYQFTVPRRVGDVWKQCLVDAKTASMNRQPAIVAALAQCNDARRDVLYSMAYQMGVAGLAGFINTLGMIARGDFTGAAGGMLNSLWARQTPDRARRHAEVMRSGTYDAYKGLI; encoded by the coding sequence GTGAGTAGAATCATTGAAATCCTCAATTTTGAAGAGGGTTATCGCGAGACTCCCTATTGGGACACACGCAATTTTCCAACGGTTGCCGGTGGTATAAGGATCGGCCCTCAAAACGCACCAATCAGCCAGTACCAGTTTACCGTCCCGCGTCGTGTTGGCGATGTCTGGAAACAATGCCTGGTAGACGCGAAAACTGCCTCAATGAATCGACAGCCTGCGATTGTGGCCGCACTCGCGCAGTGCAACGACGCACGCCGCGACGTGCTTTACAGCATGGCCTATCAGATGGGTGTAGCTGGTCTGGCTGGTTTCATTAACACACTGGGCATGATTGCACGCGGTGATTTTACTGGTGCAGCTGGTGGAATGCTGAATAGCCTGTGGGCGCGCCAGACACCTGACCGCGCGCGACGTCATGCAGAGGTAATGCGCAGCGGCACCTATGACGCCTACAAAGGTTTGATCTGA
- a CDS encoding phage holin family protein, which translates to MTIHCDPQTLLVVAFSAAISLRLMLFSKQGRTRKPLYSWIAAALILAYGNFVLLWLFGYYQSTGWSIVIAHGLACIAVFAARGNVARIISNSSRRKTGE; encoded by the coding sequence ATGACCATCCACTGTGATCCGCAAACATTATTAGTAGTCGCGTTCAGTGCGGCTATTTCTCTGCGTCTGATGCTGTTCAGCAAACAGGGGAGAACGCGTAAACCTCTATATTCCTGGATCGCTGCCGCTTTGATTCTGGCCTACGGCAATTTTGTGTTGCTGTGGTTGTTTGGTTATTACCAGTCAACCGGATGGTCGATTGTGATTGCGCACGGGCTGGCGTGCATAGCCGTATTTGCAGCACGCGGCAATGTGGCGCGCATTATTTCAAATTCATCACGGAGAAAAACCGGTGAGTAG
- a CDS encoding putative holin, with the protein MAEPLSTGATATVAGWGIVTSALVGFITSVDYSIAFGAFAGSMCFIVTASDLTRRQIFGYFLFGYAAGVFGAGFVADKVEDYLNYREKPLDALAAVIISAAAVQGYFWLKNGGVSKLPFVKKWLGDKS; encoded by the coding sequence ATGGCTGAGCCATTAAGCACCGGCGCTACGGCAACAGTAGCTGGCTGGGGCATTGTCACGTCTGCGCTGGTGGGTTTTATCACCTCTGTAGATTACTCAATCGCGTTTGGAGCGTTTGCCGGGTCGATGTGTTTTATCGTCACCGCCAGCGACCTGACGCGACGACAGATATTTGGTTATTTCCTGTTTGGCTATGCAGCTGGCGTATTTGGGGCCGGATTTGTTGCGGACAAAGTAGAGGATTATCTCAACTACCGCGAAAAGCCTCTGGATGCACTGGCAGCAGTGATCATTTCAGCTGCTGCGGTGCAGGGTTATTTCTGGCTGAAAAACGGTGGCGTCTCAAAATTGCCATTCGTCAAAAAATGGCTGGGGGATAAATCATGA
- a CDS encoding DNA-methyltransferase: protein MPCDSVDLIVTDPPYFKVKPLGWDNQWKGDEDYLRWLDCCLAEFWRVLRPNGSIYLFSGHRLASDIEILIRERFNILNHIIWAKPDGRWKGCHKESLRSYFPSTERILFAEHYQGPYKPDAYARKCDELKRQVLTPLIDYFRNAQSELSVTAAQIVAATGKKNMVSHWFGTSQWQLPSEADYLKLQALFTEIAIAHHQSGTLTAPHHQLVDTYHSLNRKYLELQEEFKSLRRYFGVTVTVPYTDVWTHKPVQFYPGKHPCEKPADMLEQIINASSRPGEVVADFFMGSGSTIKAAIKLGRSAIGVELEEERFRQTVSELNQLIE, encoded by the coding sequence ATGCCATGCGATTCAGTTGACTTGATTGTTACCGACCCGCCGTATTTCAAAGTAAAGCCGCTTGGGTGGGACAATCAGTGGAAAGGGGATGAAGATTATTTACGGTGGCTGGATTGCTGCCTGGCGGAATTCTGGCGGGTGCTGAGGCCTAATGGCAGCATCTATCTGTTCAGCGGGCATCGGCTTGCGTCAGATATCGAAATCTTGATACGAGAGCGTTTCAACATTCTAAACCACATCATCTGGGCTAAGCCTGATGGACGCTGGAAGGGCTGCCACAAAGAAAGTCTGAGATCATACTTCCCCTCAACTGAACGCATACTGTTTGCAGAGCATTATCAGGGGCCGTACAAACCAGACGCCTATGCTCGGAAATGCGATGAGTTAAAACGGCAAGTGTTGACACCTCTGATTGATTATTTCCGTAATGCCCAGTCAGAGCTGAGTGTAACCGCTGCCCAGATTGTTGCGGCAACCGGTAAGAAGAACATGGTCTCGCACTGGTTCGGCACCAGTCAGTGGCAGCTACCCAGCGAAGCTGATTACCTCAAATTGCAGGCGCTGTTTACTGAGATAGCCATTGCACACCATCAATCAGGAACGTTAACTGCACCGCACCACCAGCTGGTGGACACGTACCACTCACTCAACCGTAAATATCTGGAGCTGCAGGAAGAGTTCAAATCTCTGCGCAGATATTTCGGCGTCACGGTAACGGTTCCCTATACAGACGTATGGACACATAAGCCGGTTCAGTTTTACCCCGGCAAACACCCATGCGAAAAACCTGCTGACATGCTGGAGCAGATTATTAACGCCAGCAGCAGGCCGGGTGAGGTGGTGGCTGATTTCTTCATGGGGTCAGGGTCAACGATAAAGGCGGCAATAAAGCTGGGCCGTTCTGCAATTGGCGTTGAGCTGGAAGAGGAACGATTCCGGCAGACGGTTAGCGAACTGAATCAGCTAATCGAGTAA
- a CDS encoding Kiwa anti-phage protein KwaB-like domain-containing protein, with product MPLFAVMKKTSAVRIYRIDTDQKTDKKITTIFKQQLTDFENEYSKILPFVAGYNPDSDECSIITNFVEAAPLLDAVKRSTAIPKWDDGIGLDDVTALFMAPEYPANKDKIAIQIFSKKQILKSSKYLWLNNNVFSMSDLLGFNIDDKLVAIIESQSIKFRSFTSLRSIFDMNQYFALATKQDIDNFTKHTAFDVPQGFDMNLVADNVIRKKVALINKSKILDTQPVDKIETAANNLNFPLVTSGAGNAKKIVMPTDKKLIKDLLDFLDEDYFNSELTQVRYRSNSKRIA from the coding sequence ATGCCTCTTTTCGCAGTAATGAAAAAAACTTCGGCTGTGCGCATCTATCGTATTGACACTGACCAAAAAACTGACAAAAAAATCACTACTATTTTTAAACAGCAACTGACTGATTTTGAGAATGAATATTCTAAAATTTTACCTTTCGTTGCTGGCTACAATCCCGACTCTGATGAGTGCAGCATTATAACTAACTTTGTTGAAGCCGCACCTTTATTGGATGCTGTAAAACGGAGCACTGCTATACCTAAGTGGGATGACGGTATAGGGCTTGATGATGTCACAGCGCTGTTTATGGCTCCTGAGTACCCAGCCAATAAAGATAAAATAGCCATTCAGATATTTAGCAAAAAACAAATTTTAAAATCATCCAAATATTTATGGCTTAATAATAACGTATTCAGTATGTCTGACTTATTAGGTTTCAATATTGATGACAAGCTTGTAGCTATAATCGAAAGCCAATCTATTAAATTTCGAAGCTTTACAAGCTTGAGAAGTATTTTTGATATGAATCAATACTTTGCATTGGCCACAAAACAGGACATTGATAATTTCACTAAGCATACAGCTTTTGACGTTCCTCAAGGATTCGATATGAACCTAGTTGCGGATAATGTCATAAGAAAAAAAGTAGCGTTAATAAATAAAAGTAAAATACTCGACACTCAACCGGTTGATAAAATTGAAACAGCAGCTAACAATTTAAACTTCCCACTAGTAACATCAGGTGCTGGAAATGCTAAAAAAATCGTCATGCCTACTGATAAAAAACTTATTAAAGATCTTCTTGATTTTTTAGATGAAGATTATTTTAATTCAGAGTTAACGCAAGTAAGGTACCGTTCTAATTCGAAAAGAATTGCATAA
- a CDS encoding antiterminator Q family protein, with protein sequence MRDMSRMLDSWGAWAAAESSGVDWQPIAAGFKGLIPYGKSSRIQCCDDDALIIDGCVARLKKRRPEEYELLIAHYVIGLSLRCIARKRKCSDGKVRKDLQTAEGFVDGCLSMLDVRI encoded by the coding sequence ATGCGTGACATGTCACGAATGTTAGATAGTTGGGGCGCATGGGCGGCGGCAGAAAGTAGTGGAGTTGACTGGCAACCTATAGCCGCAGGTTTTAAAGGTTTAATTCCTTATGGTAAAAGCTCGAGAATTCAATGTTGTGATGATGACGCCTTGATTATTGATGGTTGTGTAGCTCGTTTAAAAAAACGCAGGCCAGAAGAATATGAATTATTGATAGCTCATTACGTGATAGGCTTATCTCTACGCTGCATTGCTAGAAAAAGAAAATGTTCAGACGGTAAAGTAAGGAAAGATTTACAAACAGCAGAAGGTTTTGTGGATGGTTGTTTGTCAATGTTAGATGTAAGGATTTAA
- a CDS encoding DUF968 domain-containing protein, with protein sequence MRALLTPEYAPRTGIVLFKPGPGLEKLFQGRVVISTPTTDLSDKPSGLLNDSTQPLLDEPSLTAFFSHERVITAAGGPNALASYVQSLGYCQWEQSGVWHYHEFTMAETESGPVSLCCSHDTEFMKNGMPGRMDVIAKRNAALWIIKVACNQMALHGDHLLTLPELCWWASLNDVVDLIPEAPARRVLRMPKDTIPQGELKESLIAPVRQATEIIQEVAQEVKKIITLDADPESPESFMLRPKRRRWESTKYTRWVKSQPCACCNQQADDPHHIIGHGQGGMGTKSHDLFVIPLCRAHHDELHRDVRAFEAKYGSQIVLLFRFLDYAIAVGVIGSSKN encoded by the coding sequence ATGAGGGCGCTACTCACTCCAGAATATGCCCCACGCACAGGAATAGTGCTGTTTAAACCTGGTCCGGGTCTGGAAAAACTTTTTCAGGGCCGCGTGGTGATCAGCACACCCACTACCGACCTGTCAGACAAACCGTCAGGGCTGCTGAATGACAGCACGCAGCCATTACTGGATGAACCCTCACTGACGGCGTTTTTCAGTCATGAGCGCGTGATAACGGCTGCTGGTGGACCAAATGCGCTGGCGTCATACGTTCAGTCGCTCGGTTACTGTCAGTGGGAGCAGTCAGGCGTTTGGCATTATCACGAATTCACGATGGCTGAGACTGAGAGTGGCCCGGTCTCGTTATGCTGCAGCCATGATACTGAATTCATGAAAAACGGCATGCCGGGCCGTATGGACGTCATCGCGAAACGTAACGCTGCGCTGTGGATCATTAAAGTGGCATGCAACCAGATGGCGCTACACGGCGACCACCTGCTCACACTGCCAGAATTATGCTGGTGGGCGTCACTGAATGACGTTGTTGACCTGATTCCAGAGGCACCGGCACGGCGCGTTCTGCGTATGCCAAAAGACACTATCCCACAAGGTGAGCTGAAAGAGTCGCTGATCGCACCAGTGAGGCAGGCCACCGAAATCATTCAGGAGGTCGCGCAGGAGGTTAAAAAGATTATCACTCTGGATGCCGATCCAGAGTCGCCTGAGTCCTTCATGCTGAGGCCAAAGCGCCGCCGTTGGGAGAGCACCAAATACACGCGCTGGGTGAAGTCACAGCCATGCGCCTGCTGCAATCAGCAGGCTGATGACCCGCATCACATCATTGGGCATGGACAGGGGGGAATGGGTACAAAATCTCATGATCTCTTTGTAATACCGCTTTGCAGAGCGCATCACGATGAGTTGCACAGGGATGTCAGGGCGTTTGAGGCAAAATATGGTAGCCAGATAGTGCTGCTGTTTCGCTTCCTCGATTACGCCATAGCAGTTGGTGTTATAGGTTCTTCAAAAAATTAA
- a CDS encoding chromosome partitioning protein ParB, translating to MTTLSQHYKQKEANGTGTTVKKTFMVPLEELYIVDGEQGRPLNMAHAEKMCELWMSGVDLPALVVEVTERGIHIIDGQHRYTGACLATERGHKVARIECKDFVGTVLQKLAAQTGSSEGLQITPIQRAINYNKAVNAGYTLAEIANGFHRSITDVENHLQLLSSGETLLNMVASGEVSATTAVELSKKHGPAAGRVAGEQLEKAKAAGKKKLTRNAALAQFSAKQSRLLVELLAKNCQAVQGDEGACITLTFETDLQVAEVMDIIQAAREHHGITTADGEQPPAESANDEGDDLPLTKQDILEQSGVEVWACVQAAFKMKSQYTYAESKYAHTWAADSVEHPEHVVVPQDTIQSALRLIQQHQDEQAIKEWLSEQHDDPEMVAEQLQRFHGALTDLRLSQPCTAQEFIELVEQVNRDCWSNYRMLRQAVREVAGQLTIPDIGESQ from the coding sequence ATGACAACTTTATCTCAGCATTACAAACAGAAAGAGGCCAACGGCACAGGCACCACGGTGAAAAAAACATTCATGGTGCCGCTTGAGGAGCTGTACATCGTAGACGGCGAACAGGGCCGCCCACTGAACATGGCGCACGCTGAAAAAATGTGTGAGCTATGGATGTCCGGTGTTGACCTGCCTGCGCTGGTCGTCGAGGTAACAGAGCGCGGCATCCACATCATCGACGGTCAGCATCGTTACACGGGGGCATGCCTGGCTACTGAGAGGGGCCATAAGGTTGCCCGCATCGAGTGCAAAGACTTTGTTGGCACTGTCCTCCAAAAGCTGGCAGCTCAGACAGGCAGTAGTGAGGGGTTGCAGATCACGCCTATCCAGCGCGCAATAAACTACAACAAGGCAGTTAACGCAGGTTATACCCTCGCTGAAATCGCCAATGGGTTTCATCGGTCGATCACTGACGTTGAGAACCACCTGCAGTTGCTCTCATCAGGTGAAACCCTCCTGAACATGGTGGCGTCTGGCGAGGTATCAGCCACCACGGCTGTGGAGCTGAGCAAAAAACATGGCCCCGCAGCTGGACGCGTTGCCGGTGAACAGTTAGAGAAAGCCAAAGCCGCTGGCAAGAAAAAATTGACCCGAAACGCCGCCCTGGCACAATTCAGTGCGAAACAGTCCCGGCTGCTGGTGGAACTGTTAGCCAAAAACTGCCAAGCGGTGCAGGGCGATGAGGGCGCATGTATCACTCTTACGTTTGAAACTGACCTGCAGGTGGCTGAGGTGATGGATATCATTCAGGCCGCCAGAGAGCATCACGGCATTACAACGGCAGACGGTGAACAACCACCAGCTGAGTCAGCGAACGACGAGGGTGATGATTTACCGCTGACAAAACAGGACATTCTGGAGCAGAGCGGCGTCGAGGTCTGGGCCTGCGTTCAGGCAGCGTTCAAAATGAAATCCCAATACACCTACGCAGAGTCCAAATATGCCCACACCTGGGCGGCAGACTCCGTAGAACACCCTGAGCACGTTGTCGTTCCACAGGACACCATTCAATCAGCCCTGCGCCTCATCCAGCAGCACCAGGACGAACAGGCAATCAAAGAGTGGTTGTCGGAGCAGCATGATGATCCAGAGATGGTGGCAGAGCAGTTGCAGCGGTTCCATGGCGCACTAACTGATTTACGCCTGAGTCAGCCATGCACTGCTCAGGAGTTCATTGAGCTGGTGGAGCAGGTAAACCGGGATTGCTGGTCCAATTACCGCATGCTGCGTCAGGCCGTCCGCGAGGTTGCGGGTCAACTGACCATCCCGGACATAGGAGAGTCGCAGTGA
- a CDS encoding helix-turn-helix domain-containing protein, with protein sequence MSVKLSAYVWDGCAASGMKITSVAIMARLADFSSDEGICWPSIATIARQIGAGSSTVRTSIRKLEADGWLTSTTRRKGNRNTSNMYQLNVRKLREAAYAHQPDSDASESDTSKSDASKTDTSKSDASKSDAPNYDPSNFDPSESGKNPGFHPPESGDDPSVNSKHEPLDKNPVCPGATPPDVLPVDNFLSGHQDVVVSSPKKNLWGSDEDLKCAQWIWEQIIHLYEKAAETDGELARPREPNWTAWANDVRLMCSQDQRTHYQICKMFRRVQGDPFWCRNILSPAKLREKWDELIIRLGPVQRSVTDVSPVDYAIPEGFHGN encoded by the coding sequence ATGAGCGTGAAATTGTCTGCATACGTCTGGGACGGTTGCGCGGCGTCGGGTATGAAAATCACCAGCGTGGCCATCATGGCGCGCCTGGCTGATTTCTCCAGTGATGAGGGCATATGCTGGCCGTCAATCGCCACCATAGCCCGTCAGATTGGCGCAGGCTCCAGCACTGTGCGCACCTCGATACGCAAATTAGAGGCCGATGGCTGGCTGACCAGCACCACACGGCGCAAAGGCAACAGGAACACCTCGAACATGTACCAGCTGAACGTCAGGAAACTGCGAGAGGCTGCCTATGCTCACCAGCCAGATTCTGACGCGTCAGAATCTGACACATCAAAATCTGATGCATCAAAAACTGACACATCAAAATCTGACGCGTCAAAATCTGATGCACCAAATTATGACCCCTCAAATTTTGACCCGTCGGAATCTGGCAAAAATCCGGGTTTTCACCCGCCAGAATCTGGCGACGATCCGTCAGTAAATTCAAAACATGAACCATTAGATAAAAACCCTGTATGTCCTGGAGCTACGCCCCCGGACGTTCTGCCTGTGGATAACTTTCTATCCGGTCATCAAGACGTGGTGGTGAGCAGCCCCAAAAAAAACCTGTGGGGCAGCGATGAGGATTTGAAATGCGCGCAGTGGATATGGGAGCAGATCATCCACCTCTACGAAAAAGCCGCAGAAACAGACGGCGAACTGGCGCGCCCCCGAGAGCCGAACTGGACCGCGTGGGCAAACGACGTACGTCTGATGTGCTCACAGGACCAGCGTACCCACTACCAAATTTGCAAAATGTTCAGGCGTGTCCAAGGCGACCCGTTCTGGTGCCGGAATATCCTCAGCCCGGCCAAACTCCGCGAAAAATGGGATGAGCTGATCATCAGGCTCGGTCCGGTTCAGCGGTCAGTCACAGACGTTTCACCAGTTGATTACGCCATCCCAGAAGGGTTTCACGGAAATTAA
- a CDS encoding DUF4222 domain-containing protein, translating to MPQQTNEIIQPWVARYADPRGVIVETIGVDVTNNRVLFRRPGYPHVCVQPRNLWGQKFRRVG from the coding sequence ATGCCCCAGCAGACAAACGAAATTATTCAGCCGTGGGTTGCGCGCTATGCCGATCCACGCGGTGTGATTGTTGAAACCATAGGCGTCGATGTAACGAATAACCGGGTGCTGTTCAGGCGTCCAGGCTATCCGCACGTCTGCGTCCAGCCCCGAAATCTTTGGGGCCAGAAGTTCAGGAGAGTTGGATGA
- a CDS encoding YmfL family putative regulatory protein, translated as MGNEPEWKVERQPAWLVKAVRKTIAGLDGGYSEAAEILDVTEDAIHNRLRSGGDQIFPFGWSMLLQHASGNHDVANAVAKVSGGVFVPLPDIELVDYGDINQRLLEAIEQITRYSQQVRAAIEDGVVEPHEREVIDEELHRAITKLQEHTTLVYKVFCTPEK; from the coding sequence GTGGGTAACGAACCGGAATGGAAAGTTGAAAGGCAACCTGCGTGGCTGGTGAAGGCAGTCCGAAAAACTATTGCAGGGCTGGATGGTGGATATAGCGAAGCTGCTGAAATTCTGGATGTAACTGAGGACGCAATTCATAACCGGTTGCGCTCAGGCGGTGATCAGATATTCCCGTTCGGCTGGTCAATGCTGTTACAGCACGCCAGTGGCAATCACGACGTAGCGAACGCGGTTGCGAAAGTGTCTGGAGGGGTGTTTGTGCCGTTGCCTGATATTGAGCTGGTGGATTACGGCGATATTAATCAGCGACTGCTGGAGGCTATTGAGCAGATCACCCGGTACTCACAGCAGGTCAGGGCAGCTATCGAGGATGGAGTAGTAGAACCGCACGAGCGCGAGGTTATTGACGAGGAACTACACCGTGCCATTACGAAATTACAGGAGCATACAACGCTGGTTTACAAAGTTTTCTGTACTCCAGAAAAGTGA
- a CDS encoding Cro/CI family transcriptional regulator, translating to MRKSTVIEHFRGTVATATALNISKSTVSLWGDVIPWKYALLIAAATAGSLPFNWRDYPELSPVFKPLQKASKRG from the coding sequence ATGCGTAAAAGTACAGTGATAGAACATTTCAGGGGGACAGTGGCGACAGCTACTGCTCTAAACATATCAAAATCAACGGTAAGTTTGTGGGGCGATGTAATCCCTTGGAAATACGCATTACTGATCGCGGCAGCTACGGCAGGTTCCCTGCCTTTTAACTGGAGGGATTATCCAGAGCTTTCGCCTGTATTCAAACCACTGCAGAAGGCTTCAAAGCGTGGGTAA
- a CDS encoding LexA family protein, translating to MIESVSDRINKRMRDLNLRSKDLVSATGVSKGTVSQWVNGNNNPSATHIPKLAKILNVTESWLINGGSRSQRDKPSEVDQRPLHKIPLVSLAQAGDWRKLMNLDNDFPNWTNVTDDVSPHAFSVKMDNDSMTGDGPISIPEGSIIIFDPDVKPQSGKIVLARVGESTVIKKLVIDGPSAYLVPIKPSYKTIELESLDHIIATGVSVQTKLP from the coding sequence ATGATTGAATCAGTTAGTGACCGCATAAATAAGCGAATGCGAGATTTGAACCTGCGAAGTAAGGATTTAGTTTCAGCAACCGGCGTATCAAAGGGGACTGTTAGCCAATGGGTTAACGGTAACAACAACCCTTCTGCAACACATATTCCCAAACTAGCCAAAATTTTAAACGTCACGGAAAGTTGGTTAATAAATGGCGGAAGTCGTTCACAAAGAGATAAGCCAAGTGAGGTAGATCAAAGGCCACTACATAAAATCCCTCTAGTCTCGCTGGCGCAGGCCGGGGACTGGAGAAAACTCATGAACCTTGATAATGATTTTCCTAATTGGACTAATGTTACAGATGATGTGTCCCCCCATGCTTTTTCTGTAAAAATGGATAATGACTCCATGACTGGAGATGGTCCCATCAGCATTCCTGAAGGCTCCATAATTATTTTTGACCCAGATGTTAAACCGCAATCAGGCAAGATAGTTTTAGCAAGGGTTGGTGAATCAACAGTAATTAAGAAATTGGTTATTGATGGACCCAGTGCTTACTTAGTACCTATAAAACCCAGCTATAAAACGATTGAGCTGGAATCGCTTGATCATATTATTGCCACAGGTGTTTCCGTTCAGACCAAACTGCCCTAA
- a CDS encoding DUF4224 domain-containing protein produces the protein MSDIDNAIISDADIEKITGYKIPSKQCQCLKEAGIFFVVRRDGRPRTTWTHFNDPISSRKTPEANQPEPNFGALD, from the coding sequence ATGTCTGATATTGATAACGCGATAATTTCTGATGCCGATATCGAAAAAATAACCGGCTATAAAATCCCGTCAAAACAGTGCCAATGCCTAAAAGAGGCGGGAATATTTTTTGTGGTCCGCCGTGATGGTCGCCCCAGAACAACCTGGACGCATTTCAATGATCCTATATCATCGCGAAAAACTCCGGAGGCCAATCAGCCTGAACCCAATTTTGGAGCATTGGATTAA
- a CDS encoding tyrosine-type recombinase/integrase — MARVRKNAADAWMPPRVYRGRSAYEFHPKNGGAIRLCALDAAQSSVWAAYEALNNEVPDDKLLASLAERFFKSADFFELARETQRDYLKYSKNVLAVFGAMPSDAIRPEHVRKYMDKRGLKSRVQANREKAFMSRMYRWAYERGMVKGNPTKGVKKFKEVSRDRYVTDAEYQALYSCAPVVVKVAMELAYLTCSRQGDILAMKKSQIMDEGILIKQSKTSVAQIKAWSPRFAAAIKMASELPLKPGMSSIFIIHQPNGSGYTRDGFNSRWSAAREAAKLKFPELLFDFTFHDLKAKGVSDLEGDLYEKRAITGHKNVEQTAAYDRKIVVVPVVGGQTQGK, encoded by the coding sequence ATGGCTCGCGTTCGCAAAAACGCTGCTGACGCTTGGATGCCGCCCCGCGTTTATCGCGGCAGGTCAGCCTATGAGTTCCATCCAAAAAACGGGGGCGCTATCCGCCTATGTGCGCTGGATGCTGCGCAGTCATCGGTATGGGCTGCATATGAAGCGCTGAACAATGAGGTGCCTGACGACAAACTGCTCGCGTCACTGGCTGAGCGTTTTTTCAAATCTGCTGATTTTTTCGAACTGGCGCGCGAAACACAGCGTGATTACCTTAAATATTCAAAAAATGTTTTGGCTGTTTTTGGTGCCATGCCCTCTGATGCAATTCGACCTGAGCATGTAAGAAAGTATATGGATAAGCGCGGATTAAAAAGCCGGGTGCAAGCCAACCGGGAAAAGGCGTTTATGTCCCGCATGTACCGCTGGGCCTATGAGCGTGGCATGGTCAAAGGTAATCCAACCAAGGGAGTTAAGAAGTTTAAAGAGGTGTCGAGGGATCGGTATGTAACCGATGCTGAGTACCAGGCTCTCTATTCGTGTGCGCCAGTTGTGGTGAAGGTGGCTATGGAACTGGCATACCTCACCTGCTCGCGTCAGGGTGACATTCTCGCAATGAAAAAGAGTCAGATCATGGATGAGGGCATACTGATTAAACAGAGTAAAACCAGTGTTGCTCAGATCAAGGCGTGGTCGCCAAGGTTTGCAGCAGCTATCAAAATGGCATCGGAATTGCCCCTCAAACCAGGGATGAGCAGTATTTTCATCATCCACCAGCCTAATGGCTCTGGCTACACGCGGGACGGGTTTAACAGTCGCTGGAGTGCTGCGCGTGAGGCGGCAAAGCTTAAATTCCCTGAGCTTCTTTTTGATTTCACATTTCATGATTTGAAGGCCAAGGGCGTGTCTGATCTGGAGGGGGATTTATACGAGAAAAGAGCCATTACGGGCCATAAAAACGTGGAACAGACTGCAGCATATGACAGGAAAATAGTGGTTGTCCCTGTCGTTGGCGGACAGACACAAGGCAAATAA
- the pgsA gene encoding CDP-diacylglycerol--glycerol-3-phosphate 3-phosphatidyltransferase, with product MQLNIPTCLTLFRVVLIPFFVLAFYLPFTWAPLATALIFVFAAITDWFDGFLARRWKQTTRFGAFLDPVADKVMVAIALVLVAEYFHAWWITLPAATMIAREIIISALREWMAEIGKRSSVSVSWIGKVKTTAQMFSLFALLWRPDATVVAVGVVALYIAAVLTFWSMFQYLSAARGDLLEP from the coding sequence ATGCAATTAAACATCCCGACGTGTCTCACCCTGTTTCGAGTCGTGCTCATCCCGTTCTTTGTGCTGGCTTTCTATCTGCCGTTCACCTGGGCGCCGCTGGCTACCGCACTGATTTTCGTTTTTGCTGCCATCACCGACTGGTTTGATGGCTTTCTGGCACGCCGCTGGAAGCAGACAACGCGCTTTGGTGCGTTTCTCGATCCGGTAGCGGATAAAGTGATGGTGGCGATTGCGCTGGTGCTGGTGGCGGAATATTTCCACGCCTGGTGGATTACGCTGCCTGCAGCCACCATGATTGCCCGCGAGATCATTATCTCTGCGCTGCGTGAATGGATGGCGGAGATTGGCAAACGCAGCAGCGTGTCGGTTTCCTGGATTGGTAAAGTGAAAACCACCGCTCAGATGTTCTCCCTGTTTGCCTTGCTGTGGCGTCCTGATGCTACCGTTGTGGCGGTTGGCGTAGTCGCGTTATACATTGCTGCAGTGCTGACTTTCTGGTCTATGTTCCAGTATTTAAGCGCTGCGCGCGGCGATCTGCTCGAACCGTGA